A stretch of Lathyrus oleraceus cultivar Zhongwan6 chromosome 6, CAAS_Psat_ZW6_1.0, whole genome shotgun sequence DNA encodes these proteins:
- the LOC127096989 gene encoding UTP--glucose-1-phosphate uridylyltransferase-like has translation MLSDIIFDCLMQLLEISQVPDEHVSEFKSIEKFKIFNTNNLWVNLKAIKRLVEADALKMEIIPNPKEVDGVKVDLKLKFQKGTLQILEDLCL, from the exons ATGCTAAGTGACATTATCTTTGATTGTTTAATGCAGCTCCTGGAAATTTCCCAAGTCCCAGATGAACAT GTCAGTGAATTTAAGTCGATAGAGAAGTTCAAAATTTTCAATACAAATAACTT ATGGGTGAACTTAAAAGCAATTAAAAGGCTTGTTGAGGCTGATGCTCTGAAGATGGAGATTATTCCCAATCCTAAG GAAGTTGATGGAGTAAAAGTTGATctgaagttaaagttccagaagggtactcttcaaatattagaagacttgtgtctatga